The nucleotide sequence AATACAGCTATTCTTCAAATTAATATCATCTGGATAAATATATGGCCGAACCCCGTTTTGTGCACTTACGTGTTCACAGCGACTATTCAATGATTGATGGCTTAGCCAAAACCAGCCCTTTAGTGAAAAAGGTTGCGCAATTAGGTATGCCGGCTTTTGCGATCACTGATTTTACTAATTTGTGTGGGCTGGTGAGATTTTACGGCAGTGCTCATGGAGCAGGAATAAAACCGATTATTGGTGCTGATTTTTATGTAGAAAGTGAACTGCTTGGTGATGAGCACGCTAGCTTGACCATTCTTGCGCGCAATAATACGGGTTACCATAACCTGACATTGCTGATATCAGAGGCTTATCAGAAGGGATATGGTGCGATTGGTCCGACAATTAAACAGGAATGGCTGATAAACCATAAAGAAGGGCTAATTCTGCTCTCCGGTGGTCGTATGGGGGATGTGGGTAAGTTCTTGTTGCGTGGTAATCAGGCTATGGTGGACCAATGCCTTGAGTTTTATCAGGAACATTTTCCCGGCTGTTATTATTTGGAGCTGATCCGTACTGGCCGTGCAGATGAAGAAAGTTATCTTCATGCGGCGGTGGCATTGGCAACGGAAAAAAGCCTGCCTGTTGTTGCAACTAATGACGTTTGTTTCATTGATGGCGAAGATTTCGATGCTCATGAGATTCGCGTAGCGATTCATGATGGCTATACCTTGGCTGATCCTAAACGTCCGAAAAATTACAGCCCTCAGCAATATCTGCGTAGTGAGCAGGAAATGTGTGAGCTATTCGCTGATATTCCTGAAGCGCTGGAAAACAGTGTAGAAATTGCTAAGCGCTGTAATGTCACTATTCGCCTTGGTGAATATTTCCTGCCGCAATTCCCTACGGGAGAAATGAGTACCGAAGATTATCTGATAAATAGATCTCAACAAGGGTTGGAAGAACGTTTAGCATTTCTCTACCCGGATCCTAAAGTACGCGCAGAAAAACGTCCTGAATATGATGAGAGACTCGATATTGAACTTCGGGTTATCAACCAAATGGGATTCCCGGGCTACTTCCTGATCGTGATGGAATTCATTCAGTGGTCGAAAGACAACGGTGTTCCTGTTGGTCCGGGACGTGGTTCGGGAGCAGGTTCTCTGGTGGCTTATGCCCTAAAAATAACCGATCTCGATCCTTTGGAATTTGATCTGCTCTTTGAACGATTCCTTAACCCTGAACGTGTTTCCATGCCCGATTTTGACGTCGATTTTTGTATGGAAAAACGCGATCTAGTGATTGATCATGTGGCTGATATGTATGGTCGTAATGCCGTATCTCAGATCATTACATTCGGTACAATGGCAGCGAAAGCAGTAATTCGGGATGTTGGCCGCGTGCTAGGGCATCCATACGGATTTGTTGATAGGATTTCCAAATTGATACCGCTTGATCCCGGTATGACGTTGGAGAAAGCATTTGCCGCTGAGCCACAACTTCCTGAAATCTATGAAGCGGATGAGGAAGTTAAAGCACTGATAGATATGGCGCGTAAATTGGAAGGTGTCACTCGTAATGCAGGGAAACATGCGGGTGGGGTGGTTATCGCCCCAACGAAGATCACCGATTTTTCGCCTCTCTATTGTGACCCGGAAGGTTTGAACCCGGTTACTCAGTTTGATAAAAATGATGTGGAATATGCAGGGTTGGTGAAATTTGACTTCCTCGGGCTGAGAACACTGACCATTATCAACTGGGCATTGGAGATGATCAACGCGCGTAGAACGAAGAAAGGTCTAGAGCCGATTGATATTGCAGCGATTCCGCTGAACGATGCTAAAAGCTTTGATATGTTGCAACGCGCTGAAACAACAGCAGTATTTCAGCTGGAATCCCGTGGTATGAAGGATCTGATTAAACGTCTGCGTCCCGATTGCTTCGAAGATATGATCGCGCTTGTCGCTTTATTCCGTCCAGGTCCCTTGCAGTCAGGCATGGTGGATAACTTCATTGACCGCAAACATGGCCGGGAAGAGCTCTCATACCCAGATATACAGTGGCAGCACGAATCTCTACAGCCTGTGTTGGAGCCAACTTACGGCATCATCCTTTATCAAGAACAAGTGATGCAGATTGCTCAGGTGCTGGCGGGATATACTCTCGGTGGTGCAGATATGCTCCGACGGGCGATGGGTAAGAAAAAGCCGGAGGAGATGGCTAAGCAGCGTTCTGTTTTTGAAGACGGTGCAAAGAAACTGGGTATTAATGGCGAACTGGCAATGAAAATCTTTGACCTGGTAGAGAAGTTTGCCGGTTATGGATTTAATAAATCTCACTCTGCTGCGTATGCCTTGGTTTCTTATCAGACTTTATGGCTGAAAGCGCATTACCCGGCTGAATTCATGGCTGCGGTAATGACTGCGGATATGGATAATACAGAAAAAGTCGTTGGGTTGATTGATGAATGCTGGCGCATGGGGCTGAAAATCTTACCACCTGATATTAATAGTGGTTTGTATCATTTCCACGTTAATGATGATGGGGAGATCGTATATGGAATCGGCGCAATTAAAGGGGTAGGTGAAGGGCCGATTGAAGCGATCATCGAAGCTCGTCAGAAAGATGGTTATTTTAGAGAACTGTTTGATTTATGTGCCCGTGTTGACACCAAGAAGTTAAATCGCCGAGTGATGGAAAAACTGATCATGTCAGGGGCATTTGACCGTTTAGGGCCGCACCGTGCAGCACTGATGTCTTCGTTGGAAGATGCGCTAAAAGCGGCAGATCAACATGCTAAAGCAGAAGCTACTGGTCAGACTGATATGTTTGGTGTATTAGCTGAAGCGCCAGAAGAAGTGGAACGCTCTTATGCCAATATTTCTCAATGGCCGGAACAGATTGTTCTTGATGGTGAACGGGAAACGCTAGGTCTCTATTTAACTGGGCATCCTATCACCCGTTATTTAAAAGAAATTGAGCGTTATACTAGTGGATTGCGGTTAAAAGATGTGAATCCAACCCCACGCGGTCAAGTAACAACTGTGATAGGTTTGGTGCTGGCATCCAAAGTGATTATAACCAAACGAGGTAACCGGATTGGTATTTGTACTTTAGATGATCGTTCAGGACGTCTAGAAGTTATGTTATTTTCCGATGCCTTGGAGAAATATCGGCATTTGCTAGAACAAGACCGGATATTAATCGCTACAGGTCAGGTCAGCTTTGATGATTTCAATGGCGGTCTTAAAATGACAGCCCGTGAATTAATGGATATTAGTGAAGCGCGTGAAAAATATGCGCGTGGGCTTGCTATCTCGCTGTCAGACAGGCAAATTGATGATCAATTGTTGAGCCGTCTTCGTAGTGCATTGGAACCACATCGTTCGGGAACGATACCGGTTCATCTTTATTACCAGAGGGAAGACGCCCGCGCCCGTTTAAGATTTGGCGCGACGTGGAGGGTAACGCCAACGGATAACCTTCTGACAGATTTGCGAACTCTGCTGGGTAATGAGCAGGTAGAATTAGAATTTGACTAAAATTAGGAATGTTATGAGTCTGAATTTTCTTGAATTTGAACAGCCGATTGCCGAGCTGGAAGCGAAAATTGATTCGCTAACCGCAGTTAGCCGTCAAGGTGAAAAATTAGATATAAATCTGGATGAAGAAGTACAACGTTTGCGGGAAAAAAGTCTGGAATTGACTCGCAAAATCTTTTCAGATTTAGGTGCCTGGCAAATTGCTCAGCTTGCTCGTCACCCACGTCGTCCTTATACGTTGGACTATATTCAGCATATTTTTACTGATTTTGAAGAGCTTGCTGGTGATCGTGCTTATGCTGATGACAAAGCAATTGTGGGTGGTCTGGCTCGTATTGATGGACGTCCAGTGATGGTGATTGGTCACCAAAAAGGCCGTGAAACCAAAGAAAAAATTCGCCGTAATTTCGGTATGCCAGCGCCAGAAGGTTATCGTAAAGCTTTGCGCCTGATGGAAATGGCAGAGCGTTTTAAACTGCCAATTATTACTTTCATTGATACTCCTGGTGCATATCCTGGGGTTGGTGCAGAAGAACGTGGTCAATCTGAGGCGATAGCTCGCAACTTGCGTGAAATGTCCCGCCTGTCTGTGCCTGTTATTTGTACTGTGATTGGTGAAGGTGGCTCTGGTGGTGCATTGGCGATTGGTGTTGGTGATAAAGTGAATATGCTGCAATATAGTACTTATTCTGTTATCTCCCCAGAAGGTTGTGCCTCAATTTTGTGGAAAAGCGCGGAAAAAGCACCTTTGGC is from Photorhabdus laumondii subsp. laumondii and encodes:
- the dnaE gene encoding DNA polymerase III subunit alpha; amino-acid sequence: MAEPRFVHLRVHSDYSMIDGLAKTSPLVKKVAQLGMPAFAITDFTNLCGLVRFYGSAHGAGIKPIIGADFYVESELLGDEHASLTILARNNTGYHNLTLLISEAYQKGYGAIGPTIKQEWLINHKEGLILLSGGRMGDVGKFLLRGNQAMVDQCLEFYQEHFPGCYYLELIRTGRADEESYLHAAVALATEKSLPVVATNDVCFIDGEDFDAHEIRVAIHDGYTLADPKRPKNYSPQQYLRSEQEMCELFADIPEALENSVEIAKRCNVTIRLGEYFLPQFPTGEMSTEDYLINRSQQGLEERLAFLYPDPKVRAEKRPEYDERLDIELRVINQMGFPGYFLIVMEFIQWSKDNGVPVGPGRGSGAGSLVAYALKITDLDPLEFDLLFERFLNPERVSMPDFDVDFCMEKRDLVIDHVADMYGRNAVSQIITFGTMAAKAVIRDVGRVLGHPYGFVDRISKLIPLDPGMTLEKAFAAEPQLPEIYEADEEVKALIDMARKLEGVTRNAGKHAGGVVIAPTKITDFSPLYCDPEGLNPVTQFDKNDVEYAGLVKFDFLGLRTLTIINWALEMINARRTKKGLEPIDIAAIPLNDAKSFDMLQRAETTAVFQLESRGMKDLIKRLRPDCFEDMIALVALFRPGPLQSGMVDNFIDRKHGREELSYPDIQWQHESLQPVLEPTYGIILYQEQVMQIAQVLAGYTLGGADMLRRAMGKKKPEEMAKQRSVFEDGAKKLGINGELAMKIFDLVEKFAGYGFNKSHSAAYALVSYQTLWLKAHYPAEFMAAVMTADMDNTEKVVGLIDECWRMGLKILPPDINSGLYHFHVNDDGEIVYGIGAIKGVGEGPIEAIIEARQKDGYFRELFDLCARVDTKKLNRRVMEKLIMSGAFDRLGPHRAALMSSLEDALKAADQHAKAEATGQTDMFGVLAEAPEEVERSYANISQWPEQIVLDGERETLGLYLTGHPITRYLKEIERYTSGLRLKDVNPTPRGQVTTVIGLVLASKVIITKRGNRIGICTLDDRSGRLEVMLFSDALEKYRHLLEQDRILIATGQVSFDDFNGGLKMTARELMDISEAREKYARGLAISLSDRQIDDQLLSRLRSALEPHRSGTIPVHLYYQREDARARLRFGATWRVTPTDNLLTDLRTLLGNEQVELEFD
- the accA gene encoding acetyl-CoA carboxylase carboxyl transferase subunit alpha is translated as MSLNFLEFEQPIAELEAKIDSLTAVSRQGEKLDINLDEEVQRLREKSLELTRKIFSDLGAWQIAQLARHPRRPYTLDYIQHIFTDFEELAGDRAYADDKAIVGGLARIDGRPVMVIGHQKGRETKEKIRRNFGMPAPEGYRKALRLMEMAERFKLPIITFIDTPGAYPGVGAEERGQSEAIARNLREMSRLSVPVICTVIGEGGSGGALAIGVGDKVNMLQYSTYSVISPEGCASILWKSAEKAPLAAEAMGITAPRLKELELVDTVISEPLGGAHRDYEAISTSLKAQLLIDLAELDHLTSEELVNRRYQRLMQYGYC